One stretch of Thermus filiformis DNA includes these proteins:
- a CDS encoding AAA family ATPase has product MNWRLDRVVLQGFKSFRDRTLLDFPHEVTGIIGPNGSGKSNLVEAIRFATGARFREIRGGEGALLFQGEGRPGFLEVRLEFSRGRERLVLERRLQGEKALLRLNGRSATWRQVGLALAGTGLVRGYAVVGQGEVGRVLEAEPEALLLALEEAAGLRPVAEALRTAEDRLREAEVLLAQREERVQSLRERLGLLREEAERVREARRLQTRLLQVRRGLYQARRRELEEELLQGKKRLQELEEEARRLLEEERALGGEKEGLLEEKRLLEEEVRALQGEAQALLALKREEEQLKALLLRLERPEVPDPGPPPPSPPLALEEVEKRRRALREEEKALRALLSKAEAQLLAYEKEQVRYEAALEAHRRALAEREAAREALARKEEELKAQEAVFQKRQALRERLSALEGELKALEREKDRLERLLSEGTDLSEGVRRVRGLGGVIGVVVDLLEVPPGHEVAVEAALGPRLQWVLTRDEEAAKAAIARLKREGGRATFLPLTLLKPPRLGPQVRAPGVLGPLYRLVRLRGLDGAEEAVLYALFGETWLFEGLEAAIAYYKAAQNPPRLVTLEGEVLERLGALTGGRVKGGGERLRLRARLRALLQEEAALREGIREVGEALKALPEVRPSALRAEVEALRQSLSRPLPPPPSPPQPPRFSDPRPRLQALEEEKERLETLFAQALAYERHQEAMRRRQEYLSLQAEAKRVRARLEEIARGLEALLPLRARLEEKEARLRALGGRLKALAEAETRLLLRRNQLASERENLRVALARKEAALEGVLAEFSLLPEGEAAEGSSRQLAQEVSRLEAALARMGPVNPLAEREEEELTRLLEVEEKELQETRLAASRLRTEAARTKEEYEEALRESFHRFQGAFAHYAQALLGAEGFVERGPRGLELRLRPRGKRVQDLRLFSLGEKTLGALAFLFALGEVQGGLPIAILDEVDAALDEANLIRFASFLKGRQFILVTHQKRTMEACQALYGVTNEGGVSRVYAIRKEETA; this is encoded by the coding sequence ATGAACTGGCGTCTGGACCGCGTGGTGCTTCAAGGGTTCAAGTCCTTCCGGGACCGGACCCTCCTGGACTTCCCCCATGAGGTCACCGGCATCATCGGCCCCAACGGCTCTGGGAAGAGCAACCTGGTGGAGGCCATCCGGTTCGCCACCGGGGCCCGCTTCCGGGAGATCCGGGGGGGAGAGGGGGCCCTGCTTTTCCAGGGCGAGGGGCGGCCCGGCTTTTTGGAGGTGCGGCTGGAGTTCTCCCGGGGCCGGGAGCGGCTGGTCTTAGAAAGGCGGCTCCAGGGGGAAAAGGCCCTCCTCCGCCTAAACGGCCGCTCCGCCACCTGGCGGCAGGTGGGGCTGGCCCTGGCGGGCACGGGCCTGGTCCGGGGGTACGCGGTGGTGGGCCAGGGGGAGGTGGGCCGGGTCCTGGAGGCGGAGCCGGAGGCCCTGCTTTTGGCCCTCGAGGAGGCGGCGGGGCTCAGGCCGGTGGCTGAGGCCCTGCGGACGGCGGAGGACCGGCTTCGGGAGGCGGAGGTTCTCCTGGCCCAGCGGGAGGAGCGGGTCCAGTCCCTTAGGGAAAGGCTCGGCCTCCTGCGGGAGGAGGCGGAGCGGGTGAGGGAGGCCCGGCGCCTCCAGACCCGGCTCCTCCAGGTGCGCCGGGGGCTCTACCAGGCCCGGAGGCGGGAGCTGGAGGAGGAACTCCTTCAGGGCAAGAAGCGGCTTCAGGAGCTGGAGGAGGAGGCCCGGCGCCTTTTGGAGGAGGAGCGGGCCCTGGGGGGCGAGAAGGAGGGGCTTTTGGAGGAGAAGCGCCTTCTGGAGGAGGAGGTGCGGGCTCTTCAGGGGGAGGCCCAGGCCCTTCTGGCTCTGAAGCGGGAGGAGGAGCAGCTGAAGGCCCTCCTCCTCCGCCTCGAGCGCCCCGAGGTCCCCGACCCCGGCCCACCCCCGCCCAGCCCTCCCCTGGCCCTGGAGGAGGTGGAGAAGCGGCGCAGGGCCCTGAGGGAGGAGGAGAAGGCCCTGCGGGCCCTTCTTTCCAAGGCCGAGGCCCAGCTTTTGGCCTATGAAAAGGAACAGGTGCGGTACGAGGCCGCCCTCGAGGCCCACCGCCGGGCCCTGGCCGAGCGGGAGGCGGCCCGGGAGGCCCTGGCGCGGAAGGAGGAGGAGCTCAAGGCCCAGGAGGCCGTCTTCCAAAAGCGCCAGGCCCTGAGGGAGCGGCTTTCGGCCTTGGAGGGGGAGCTTAAGGCCTTGGAGCGGGAGAAGGACCGGCTGGAGCGCCTCCTCTCCGAAGGGACGGACCTCTCCGAGGGGGTGCGGCGGGTCCGGGGCCTGGGTGGGGTTATTGGCGTGGTGGTGGACCTTTTGGAGGTTCCCCCGGGGCACGAGGTGGCGGTGGAGGCGGCCCTGGGCCCCCGGCTCCAGTGGGTCCTCACCCGGGACGAGGAGGCGGCCAAGGCGGCCATCGCCCGGCTGAAGCGGGAGGGGGGGCGGGCCACCTTCCTTCCCCTCACCCTCCTAAAGCCCCCCCGGCTTGGCCCCCAGGTCCGGGCCCCCGGGGTCCTGGGCCCCCTGTACCGGCTGGTCCGGCTCCGGGGCCTGGACGGCGCAGAGGAGGCCGTCCTGTACGCCCTCTTCGGTGAGACCTGGCTTTTTGAGGGCCTCGAGGCGGCCATCGCTTACTACAAGGCGGCCCAGAACCCGCCCCGCCTGGTCACCCTGGAGGGGGAGGTCCTGGAGCGGCTGGGCGCCCTCACCGGGGGCCGGGTCAAGGGGGGAGGGGAGCGGCTGAGGCTCCGCGCCCGCCTGCGGGCCCTTCTGCAGGAGGAGGCGGCCCTGAGGGAGGGCATCCGGGAGGTGGGGGAGGCCCTGAAGGCCCTGCCCGAGGTCCGGCCCTCCGCCCTGAGGGCCGAGGTGGAGGCCCTGCGCCAAAGCCTCTCCCGCCCCCTGCCCCCTCCCCCCTCCCCGCCCCAGCCCCCCCGGTTTTCCGACCCCAGGCCCAGGCTCCAGGCCCTCGAGGAGGAGAAGGAGCGCCTGGAGACCCTCTTCGCCCAGGCCCTGGCCTACGAGCGCCACCAGGAGGCCATGAGGCGGCGCCAGGAGTACCTTTCCCTCCAGGCCGAGGCCAAGAGGGTGCGCGCCCGCCTGGAGGAGATCGCCCGGGGCCTGGAGGCCCTTCTGCCCCTGAGGGCCCGCCTCGAGGAGAAGGAGGCCCGCCTGAGGGCCTTAGGGGGCCGGCTTAAGGCCCTCGCAGAGGCCGAAACCCGGCTCCTCTTACGGCGGAACCAGCTGGCCTCGGAGCGGGAGAACCTGCGGGTGGCCCTGGCCCGGAAGGAGGCGGCTTTGGAAGGGGTCTTGGCCGAGTTCTCCCTCCTGCCCGAGGGGGAGGCGGCCGAGGGAAGCTCCCGCCAGCTGGCCCAGGAGGTCTCCCGCCTCGAGGCCGCCCTGGCCCGGATGGGCCCGGTGAACCCCCTGGCCGAGCGGGAGGAGGAGGAGCTCACCCGCCTTTTGGAGGTGGAGGAGAAGGAGCTTCAGGAGACCCGGCTCGCCGCTTCCCGCCTGAGGACGGAGGCGGCGAGGACAAAGGAGGAGTACGAGGAGGCCCTCCGGGAGTCCTTCCACCGCTTCCAGGGGGCCTTCGCCCACTACGCCCAGGCCCTTTTGGGGGCGGAGGGGTTCGTGGAAAGGGGGCCAAGGGGGCTGGAGCTCCGCCTGAGGCCCCGGGGGAAGCGCGTCCAGGACCTGAGGCTCTTCTCCCTGGGAGAGAAGACCCTGGGGGCCTTGGCCTTCCTCTTCGCTTTGGGGGAGGTGCAGGGGGGGCTTCCCATCGCCATCTTGGACGAGGTGGACGCGGCCTTGGACGAGGCCAACCTGATCCGCTTCGCCTCCTTCTTGAAGGGGCGGCAGTTCATCCTGGTCACCCACCAGAAGCGCACCATGGAGGCCTGCCAGGCCCTCTACGGCGTGACGAACGAGGGAGGGGTCTCCCGGGTTTACGCCATCCGCAAGGAGGAAACCGCGTGA
- a CDS encoding TFIIB-type zinc ribbon-containing protein — MPLLTCPICQEPMREVVRQGVALDLCPRCGGVWLDRGELEKLLSAVHQEVEAYEKEREEYHRKEHRPYKRKSKLLELFDLFD; from the coding sequence ATGCCTCTTCTCACCTGCCCCATCTGCCAGGAGCCCATGCGGGAGGTGGTGCGGCAGGGGGTGGCCCTGGACCTCTGCCCCAGGTGCGGGGGGGTCTGGCTGGACCGGGGGGAGTTGGAGAAGCTCCTCAGCGCCGTCCACCAGGAGGTGGAAGCCTACGAGAAGGAGCGGGAAGAGTACCACCGCAAGGAGCACCGGCCCTACAAGAGGAAGAGCAAGCTCCTCGAGCTCTTTGACCTCTTTGACTGA
- a CDS encoding SufE family protein, whose protein sequence is MLAKRLEQAIQTLAALPAPLKTEALLEYARRLPPVPEEKRGELEQVHECQTPFFVRAELEGDRVRLYFDAPKEAPTVRAFAGLLFEGLDGETPEAILSVPPGFYRGAGLEAVLTPLRLRGLEAALMRLQNQVRALKSA, encoded by the coding sequence ATGCTGGCCAAACGCCTCGAGCAGGCCATCCAGACCCTGGCCGCCCTGCCCGCCCCCCTGAAGACCGAGGCCCTGCTGGAGTACGCCCGCCGCCTCCCCCCGGTTCCGGAGGAGAAGCGGGGGGAGCTGGAGCAGGTGCACGAGTGCCAGACCCCCTTCTTCGTTCGGGCCGAGCTGGAGGGGGACCGGGTCCGGCTCTACTTTGACGCCCCCAAGGAGGCCCCCACGGTCCGGGCCTTCGCCGGCCTCCTGTTTGAGGGGTTGGACGGGGAAACCCCGGAGGCCATCCTCTCCGTGCCCCCGGGGTTCTACCGGGGGGCGGGCCTCGAGGCCGTCCTCACCCCCTTGCGGCTCAGGGGCCTCGAGGCCGCCCTAATGCGCCTTCAGAACCAGGTGCGCGCCCTCAAATCAGCTTGA
- a CDS encoding N-acetylmuramoyl-L-alanine amidase family protein, translated as MLRGTLLLALLLGTGLAQAPKPLLVGGVAGEALYPGGAGVAYGEAGLVAEGLGLGLWQGKNEVALSLGALVKRFPVADQEARAARTSSAWRKEGKVYLPLRPLAQALGLSYVAGQGIRLEIPPARLLFAQGTELEGRRRLVLRFSREVNALPYQGGLLFPFAEGSGEGFRPEDRGLFLALDAPPDRLSYPGGGQVVLEWGPLPLPRPVVLLDPGHGGKDTGVGEEKTLVLDLARRVASRLSGVEVRLTRRDDRDVPLEERRRLAQGAAVVLSLHAKRGPGVTLYLADRPPTRLAQSVRELLPNLSPERKALLLRQAGDGEALAQALAQALAALGLPVSQARGPYALARVTGAGVVVEVGLETLASGEMRQALAEALAAAIRGYLP; from the coding sequence ATGCTGAGAGGAACCTTGCTCCTCGCCCTGCTCCTGGGGACCGGCCTGGCCCAGGCCCCCAAGCCCCTCCTGGTGGGCGGGGTGGCCGGGGAGGCCCTTTACCCCGGGGGGGCCGGGGTGGCCTATGGGGAGGCGGGCCTGGTGGCCGAGGGGCTGGGGCTCGGCCTCTGGCAGGGCAAAAACGAGGTGGCCCTCTCCCTGGGGGCCCTGGTGAAGCGGTTTCCCGTGGCGGACCAGGAGGCCCGGGCGGCCCGGACCAGCTCCGCCTGGCGGAAGGAGGGGAAGGTCTACCTTCCCCTCAGGCCCCTGGCCCAGGCCCTGGGCCTCTCCTACGTGGCCGGCCAGGGCATCCGGCTGGAGATTCCCCCGGCCCGGCTCCTCTTCGCCCAGGGCACGGAGCTGGAGGGGAGGCGGCGGCTGGTGCTGCGCTTCTCCCGGGAGGTGAACGCCCTCCCCTACCAGGGGGGGCTCCTCTTTCCCTTTGCCGAGGGGTCGGGGGAGGGGTTCAGGCCGGAGGACCGGGGCCTCTTCCTGGCCCTGGACGCGCCCCCGGACCGGCTCTCTTACCCGGGCGGGGGGCAGGTGGTCCTGGAATGGGGGCCCCTGCCCCTGCCCCGGCCGGTGGTCCTTCTGGACCCGGGCCACGGGGGCAAGGACACGGGCGTGGGGGAGGAGAAGACCCTGGTCCTGGACCTGGCCCGGCGGGTGGCCTCGAGGCTTTCCGGGGTGGAGGTGCGCCTCACCCGGCGGGACGACCGGGACGTCCCCCTGGAGGAGCGGCGCCGGCTGGCCCAAGGGGCGGCGGTCGTCCTCTCTCTCCACGCCAAGCGGGGGCCGGGGGTCACCCTCTACCTGGCCGACCGCCCGCCCACCCGCCTGGCCCAGTCGGTCCGGGAGCTTTTGCCCAACCTCTCCCCTGAGCGCAAGGCCCTCCTCCTCCGCCAGGCGGGGGACGGGGAGGCCCTGGCCCAGGCCCTGGCCCAGGCCCTGGCCGCCCTGGGCCTTCCCGTCTCCCAGGCCCGGGGGCCCTACGCCCTGGCCCGGGTCACCGGGGCGGGGGTGGTGGTGGAGGTGGGCCTCGAGACCCTGGCCTCCGGCGAGATGCGCCAAGCCCTGGCCGAGGCCCTGGCCGCTGCGATCCGGGGGTATCTGCCGTGA
- a CDS encoding branched-chain amino acid ABC transporter permease — translation MYALSKALTDAFSRRFARAVRETYREDEAYASTPLGRLALWVFLLLLLLLPGLLSSYAMYVILLVTIGALAALGLHLLVGGAGQISLGHAAFLGLGAYTASHLAGPLAPLGVLLGGVVAGAVGLVLGLPSLRIKGVYLAIATLAFQFLADYAFKNWEAFTGGIRGRTLPPPQVLGLELDRPQELWYLVLLFALPLFFYAKRLLSTRAGRAWSAVRDNDLSAQVAGVDLVRAKLSAFMLSAFYAGVAGGLLAQLYRAVTPEYFPLTVSIQYLAMVIVGGAGTVLGAVLGALVVLLIPELLNALVGAFGPQYAASLAAWRNVAFGGLILLFLVLEPRGLVGLWGRVRDYFRTWPLPY, via the coding sequence ATGTACGCACTCTCCAAAGCCCTGACTGACGCCTTCAGCCGCCGCTTCGCCCGGGCGGTGCGGGAGACCTACCGGGAGGACGAGGCCTACGCCAGCACCCCCCTGGGCCGGCTGGCCCTTTGGGTCTTCCTCCTTCTCCTGCTCCTCCTCCCCGGCCTCCTTTCCTCCTACGCCATGTACGTCATCCTCCTGGTGACCATCGGGGCCCTGGCCGCCCTCGGCCTTCACCTCCTGGTGGGGGGGGCAGGGCAGATCTCCCTGGGCCACGCCGCCTTCCTGGGCCTGGGGGCCTACACCGCCAGCCACCTGGCGGGGCCTTTGGCCCCCCTGGGGGTCCTTCTGGGAGGGGTGGTGGCGGGGGCGGTGGGGCTGGTCCTGGGCCTGCCCTCCTTGCGCATCAAGGGGGTCTATCTGGCCATCGCCACCTTGGCCTTCCAGTTCCTGGCCGACTACGCCTTCAAGAACTGGGAGGCCTTCACCGGGGGGATCCGGGGAAGGACCCTCCCCCCGCCCCAGGTCCTGGGCCTGGAGCTGGACCGCCCCCAGGAGCTCTGGTACCTCGTCCTCCTCTTCGCCCTCCCCCTCTTCTTCTACGCCAAGCGCCTCCTCTCCACCCGGGCGGGGCGGGCCTGGTCCGCGGTGCGGGACAACGACCTCTCCGCCCAGGTGGCGGGGGTGGACCTGGTGCGGGCCAAGCTCTCCGCCTTCATGCTCTCCGCCTTCTACGCGGGGGTGGCGGGAGGGCTTCTGGCCCAGCTCTACCGGGCGGTGACCCCGGAGTACTTCCCCCTCACGGTGAGCATCCAGTATCTGGCCATGGTCATCGTGGGCGGGGCGGGAACGGTCCTGGGCGCGGTGCTCGGGGCCTTGGTCGTCCTCCTCATCCCTGAGCTGTTGAACGCCCTGGTGGGGGCTTTCGGGCCCCAGTACGCGGCGAGCCTGGCCGCCTGGCGGAACGTGGCCTTCGGCGGGCTCATCCTATTGTTCCTGGTCCTCGAGCCCCGGGGCCTGGTGGGGCTTTGGGGCCGGGTGAGGGACTACTTCCGCACCTGGCCCCTGCCCTACTGA
- a CDS encoding GerMN domain-containing protein — MGVRRWLSVWNLLGALVFLLGAVFYVRTGQEALSRPLPLPASLEAQAPRRIFVNLYLPNPPQGFLKKTEEVQLALGEEAYQKALELWMQEAKTPLSLQAFRQGEGFVVNLESPPKNLDAQGEVFLVYGLAYTLLYTFPEGKSVRFLVDGAPALGFAHLDLSEPITLP; from the coding sequence ATGGGCGTGAGAAGGTGGCTCAGCGTCTGGAACCTTTTGGGGGCCCTGGTCTTCCTCCTGGGGGCGGTCTTCTACGTCCGGACCGGACAGGAGGCCCTTTCCCGGCCCCTGCCCCTGCCCGCCTCCCTCGAGGCCCAGGCCCCCAGGCGGATTTTCGTCAACCTCTACCTGCCCAACCCCCCGCAGGGCTTCCTCAAGAAGACGGAGGAGGTCCAGCTGGCCCTGGGGGAGGAGGCCTACCAGAAGGCCCTGGAGCTCTGGATGCAGGAAGCCAAAACCCCCCTCTCCCTCCAGGCCTTCCGCCAGGGGGAGGGGTTCGTGGTCAACCTGGAGAGCCCGCCCAAGAACCTGGATGCCCAGGGGGAGGTCTTCCTGGTCTACGGCCTGGCCTACACCCTCCTCTACACCTTCCCCGAGGGCAAGAGCGTGCGGTTTCTCGTGGACGGGGCCCCCGCCTTGGGGTTCGCCCACCTGGACCTTTCCGAGCCCATCACCCTCCCATGA
- a CDS encoding zinc metallopeptidase yields MTGLALVLMVLVFFASLAIQWWLQRTYARYSRMANARGLTGAEVARSILDAHGLNGVRVEMAPGVLTDHYDPMAKAVRLSEPNFHSPSLAALAVAAHEVGHAVQDARGYAWLRVRASLLPAANLGSNLGPILVLVGLGLGAVGLAQLGIYLFLAVALFQLVTLPVEFDASRRALGFLQKMGFLTPREMPAARQVLTAAALTYVAALASTLATILYYASLLGLGRREE; encoded by the coding sequence ATGACGGGATTGGCTTTGGTCCTGATGGTTCTGGTCTTCTTCGCGAGCCTGGCGATCCAGTGGTGGCTCCAAAGGACCTACGCCCGGTACAGCCGGATGGCGAACGCCCGGGGGCTCACGGGGGCAGAGGTGGCGCGGAGCATCCTGGACGCCCACGGCCTGAACGGGGTGCGGGTGGAGATGGCCCCCGGGGTCCTGACCGACCACTACGACCCCATGGCCAAGGCGGTCCGGCTCTCGGAGCCCAACTTCCACTCCCCGAGCCTGGCGGCCCTGGCCGTGGCCGCCCACGAGGTGGGGCACGCGGTCCAGGACGCCCGGGGCTATGCCTGGCTCCGGGTGCGGGCGAGCCTCCTGCCCGCGGCGAACCTGGGCTCCAACCTGGGGCCGATCCTGGTCCTGGTGGGCCTGGGGCTGGGGGCGGTGGGCCTGGCCCAGCTGGGGATCTACCTCTTCCTGGCGGTGGCCCTCTTCCAGCTGGTCACCCTGCCGGTGGAGTTTGACGCCAGCCGGAGGGCCTTGGGCTTCCTGCAGAAGATGGGCTTCCTCACCCCAAGGGAGATGCCCGCCGCCCGCCAGGTCCTGACCGCGGCCGCCCTCACCTACGTGGCCGCTTTGGCCAGCACCTTGGCCACCATCCTCTACTACGCCAGCCTCCTGGGCTTGGGCCGCAGGGAGGAGTAG
- a CDS encoding sulfurtransferase encodes MGYAHPEVLVSTDWVASHLNDPQVRVLEVDEDILLYDTGHVPGALKVDWQKDFWDPVVRDFIDEEAFAKLMERWGISNDTTVVLYGDKNNWWAAYAFWFFKYNGHKDVRLMNGGRQKWVEEGRPLSTEVPSYPPGRYEVPYRDESIRAYRDEVLQHILKVKEGRGVLVDVRSPEEYRGELTHMPNYPQEGALRAGHIPGAKNIPWARAVNPDGTFKSAEELRAIYEPLGVTKDKEVVVYCRIAERSSHSWFVLKYLLGYGKVKNYDGSWTEWGNAVRLPIAKGEE; translated from the coding sequence ATGGGGTACGCACACCCTGAGGTTCTGGTCAGCACGGACTGGGTGGCCAGCCACCTAAACGACCCCCAGGTGCGGGTCCTGGAGGTAGACGAGGATATTCTCCTCTACGATACGGGCCATGTTCCGGGGGCCCTCAAGGTGGACTGGCAGAAGGACTTCTGGGACCCGGTGGTGCGGGACTTTATTGACGAGGAGGCCTTCGCCAAGCTGATGGAACGCTGGGGGATCTCCAACGACACCACCGTGGTCCTTTACGGGGACAAGAACAACTGGTGGGCGGCCTACGCCTTCTGGTTCTTCAAGTACAACGGCCACAAGGACGTCCGCCTGATGAACGGGGGGCGGCAGAAGTGGGTGGAGGAGGGGCGCCCCTTGAGCACCGAGGTCCCCTCCTACCCGCCTGGCCGTTACGAGGTCCCCTACCGGGACGAGTCCATCCGGGCCTACCGGGACGAGGTCCTCCAGCACATCCTCAAGGTCAAGGAGGGCAGGGGGGTCCTGGTGGACGTGCGGAGCCCCGAGGAGTACCGGGGGGAGCTCACCCACATGCCCAACTACCCCCAGGAGGGGGCGCTCAGGGCGGGGCACATCCCGGGGGCCAAGAACATCCCCTGGGCCCGGGCGGTCAACCCGGACGGGACCTTCAAAAGCGCGGAGGAGCTGAGGGCGATCTACGAGCCCCTGGGGGTGACCAAGGACAAGGAGGTGGTGGTCTACTGCCGCATCGCGGAGCGGTCCAGCCACTCCTGGTTCGTCCTCAAGTACCTGCTGGGCTACGGGAAGGTCAAGAACTACGACGGCTCCTGGACGGAGTGGGGGAACGCGGTCCGCCTCCCCATCGCTAAGGGCGAGGAGTGA
- a CDS encoding AMP-binding protein produces the protein MKGTLLEYLKTHAQTHPQAPALRVKRHGVWQKTSWREVWEKTRRLAAGLKALGLREGEVLAILGHNAPEWVLSELAAQVLGAYPMGIYADAMPEEVGYFLEFTNARGIVLSDEEQLDKVLPHLHLLDFVLVWEEAGMSRHFGDKIRPFSRAFGDAREVEEDLARRHADEVALLAPTSGTTARSKLAMLTHRQLIAGHLALGEALGFQQGAWIFSYLPLAWIGEQMLTVVQTVVERSVVHFPEEPVTLREDLKEVQPDFFLAPPRLWEDMASGIQSRMEDADPLKRYVYTTGMKVLLEGARREFRRERVGRLLNLARALFYPLVARPLRARLGLAACRIAVTGGAPLGPEVFTFFRALGLDIRQVYGQSETAAATCAHRQEAPPETVGPPLPNTEVRISEEGEILVRGPQVFLGYFKAEKATQETFTPDGWLRTGDAGTFDERGHLIILGRLKEVGALADGTRFAPQFLENRLKYSPYIREAVVLGHGLPFVTALIEIDPENVQNWARKRGIPFTTYLSLTEHPEVRALIAEEIRMVNQALPEKLRIQRFAILPKELHPDDEEITRTRKVRRQVVESRYQPLIQALYGQGGRVGLSLPIRYLEGEGRLEAEVEVQEV, from the coding sequence GTGAAGGGAACGCTTCTAGAGTACCTGAAGACCCACGCCCAGACCCATCCCCAGGCCCCCGCCCTCCGGGTCAAGCGGCACGGAGTCTGGCAGAAGACGAGCTGGCGGGAGGTCTGGGAGAAGACGCGGAGGCTTGCGGCGGGGCTGAAGGCCCTGGGCCTGCGGGAGGGCGAGGTCCTGGCCATCTTGGGCCACAACGCCCCCGAGTGGGTGCTGAGCGAGCTCGCCGCCCAGGTCCTCGGGGCCTACCCCATGGGCATCTACGCGGACGCTATGCCCGAGGAGGTGGGGTACTTCCTCGAGTTCACGAACGCCCGGGGGATCGTCCTCTCGGATGAGGAGCAGCTGGACAAGGTCCTGCCCCACCTGCACCTTTTGGACTTCGTCCTGGTCTGGGAGGAGGCGGGGATGAGCCGGCACTTCGGGGACAAGATCCGGCCCTTCAGCCGGGCCTTCGGGGACGCCCGGGAGGTGGAGGAGGACCTGGCCCGCCGCCACGCGGACGAGGTGGCCCTCCTCGCCCCTACCTCGGGCACCACCGCCCGGAGCAAGCTGGCCATGCTCACCCACCGCCAGCTCATCGCCGGCCACCTGGCCCTGGGGGAGGCTTTGGGCTTCCAGCAGGGGGCCTGGATCTTCAGCTATTTGCCCCTGGCCTGGATCGGGGAGCAGATGCTCACCGTGGTCCAGACCGTGGTGGAAAGGAGCGTGGTCCACTTCCCCGAGGAGCCCGTGACCCTGCGGGAGGACCTGAAGGAGGTCCAGCCCGACTTCTTCCTGGCCCCGCCCAGGCTCTGGGAGGACATGGCCAGCGGGATCCAGAGCCGGATGGAGGACGCGGACCCCCTGAAGCGCTACGTCTACACCACCGGGATGAAGGTCCTTCTGGAGGGGGCCCGGCGGGAGTTTCGCCGGGAGCGGGTGGGGCGCCTTTTGAACCTGGCCCGCGCCCTCTTCTACCCCCTGGTGGCTCGTCCCCTCAGGGCCCGGCTCGGCCTCGCCGCCTGCCGCATCGCCGTCACGGGAGGAGCGCCCCTCGGCCCCGAGGTCTTCACCTTCTTCCGGGCCCTGGGGCTGGACATCCGCCAGGTCTACGGCCAGTCCGAGACCGCCGCCGCCACCTGCGCCCACCGCCAGGAGGCCCCCCCGGAAACCGTGGGCCCGCCCCTGCCGAACACCGAGGTGCGGATCAGCGAGGAGGGAGAGATCCTGGTCCGGGGGCCCCAGGTCTTCCTGGGCTACTTCAAGGCGGAGAAGGCCACCCAGGAGACCTTCACCCCGGACGGCTGGCTCCGGACGGGGGACGCGGGGACCTTTGACGAGCGGGGCCACCTCATCATCCTGGGCCGGCTCAAGGAGGTGGGGGCCCTGGCGGACGGGACCCGGTTCGCCCCCCAGTTCCTGGAGAACCGGCTCAAGTACTCCCCCTACATCCGGGAGGCGGTGGTCCTGGGGCATGGCCTCCCCTTCGTAACCGCCCTCATAGAGATAGACCCGGAGAACGTCCAGAACTGGGCCCGGAAGCGGGGCATCCCCTTCACCACCTACCTGAGCCTCACGGAGCACCCCGAGGTCCGGGCCCTGATCGCCGAGGAGATCCGCATGGTGAACCAGGCCCTGCCGGAAAAGCTCCGCATCCAGCGCTTCGCCATCCTGCCCAAGGAGCTCCACCCCGACGACGAGGAGATCACCCGCACCCGCAAGGTGCGCCGCCAGGTGGTGGAAAGCCGCTACCAGCCCCTGATCCAGGCCCTGTACGGCCAGGGGGGGCGGGTGGGGCTCAGCCTGCCCATCCGCTACCTCGAGGGGGAGGGCCGCCTCGAGGCGGAGGTGGAGGTCCAGGAGGTCTGA
- a CDS encoding nucleoside triphosphate pyrophosphohydrolase family protein: protein MTLDEYQKEAEKTALYPEAYRTLYPALGLAGEAGEVANKVKKILRDHGGNLPPALREALLDELGDVLWYAALLARDLGASLEAVARANLAKLASRQARGVLGGEGDKR, encoded by the coding sequence ATGACCCTGGACGAGTACCAGAAGGAAGCGGAAAAGACCGCCCTCTACCCCGAGGCCTACCGGACCCTCTACCCCGCCTTGGGCCTGGCGGGGGAGGCGGGGGAGGTGGCCAACAAGGTAAAGAAGATCCTCCGCGACCACGGGGGAAACCTTCCCCCCGCCCTCCGGGAGGCCCTCTTGGACGAGCTGGGGGACGTCTTGTGGTACGCGGCCCTTTTGGCCCGGGACCTGGGGGCTTCCCTCGAGGCGGTGGCCCGCGCCAACCTGGCCAAGCTGGCCTCCCGCCAGGCCCGGGGGGTGCTGGGGGGCGAGGGGGATAAACGATAG